Proteins encoded in a region of the Cinclus cinclus chromosome 19, bCinCin1.1, whole genome shotgun sequence genome:
- the SURF4 gene encoding surfeit locus protein 4 isoform X2, with product MSDNRNILSFLRVTKQYLPHVARLCLISTFLEDGIRMWFQWSEQRDYIDGTWNCGYFLASIFVFINLFGQLSGCILVLSRNFVQYACFGLFGIIALQTIAYSILWDLKFLMRNLALGGGLLLLLAESRSEGKSMFAGVPTMRESSPKQYMQLGGRVLLVLMFMTLLHFDLNFFSILQNIVGTALIILVAVGFKTKLAALTLVIWLFGINIYFNAFWTVPAYKPMYDFLRYDFFQTMSVIGGLLLVVALGPGGVSMDEKKKEW from the exons TTCCTGAGGGTGACCAAGCAGTACCTGCCCCACGTGGCCCGGCTGTGCCTCATCAGCACCTTCCTGGAGGATGGCATCCGCATGTGGTTCCAGTGGAGTGAACAGAGAGACTACATCGATGGCACGTGGAACTGTGGCTACTTCCTGGCCTCCATCTTTGTATTCATTAACCTCTTCGGGCAGCTGA GTGGCTGTATCCTGGTGCTGAGTAGGAACTTTGTGCAATATGCCTGCTTTGGACTGTTTGGAATTATAGCATTACAG ACAATTGCATACAGCATTCTATGGGACCTGAAGTTCTTGATGAG gAATCTTGCCCTTGGGggaggcttgctgctgcttctggctGAGTCCCGCTCAGAGGGGAAGAGCATGTTTGCTGGTGTCCCCACCATGAGGGAGAGCTCCCCAAAGCAGTACATGCAGTTGGGGGGTCGTGTGCTGCTCGTCCTCATGTTCATGACACTGCTACACTTTGATCTGAACTTCTTTTCT attCTGCAGAACATTGTGGGCACAGCCTTGATTATCTTGGTGGCAGTTGGCTTCAAGACTAAACTAGCTGCCTTGACTCTGGTCATCTGGTTGTTTGGCATCAACATCTACTTCAACGCCTTCTGGACCGTCCCAGCCTACAAGCCCATGTACGATTTCCTTAGATAcgatttcttccagaccatgTCTGTCATTGGAGGGCTCCTCCTCGTGGTTGCACTGGGTCCTGGTGGAGTCTCCAtggatgagaagaaaaaagagtgGTAA
- the SURF4 gene encoding surfeit locus protein 4 isoform X1, whose amino-acid sequence MGHNDIMNAAEDFVDQFLRVTKQYLPHVARLCLISTFLEDGIRMWFQWSEQRDYIDGTWNCGYFLASIFVFINLFGQLSGCILVLSRNFVQYACFGLFGIIALQTIAYSILWDLKFLMRNLALGGGLLLLLAESRSEGKSMFAGVPTMRESSPKQYMQLGGRVLLVLMFMTLLHFDLNFFSILQNIVGTALIILVAVGFKTKLAALTLVIWLFGINIYFNAFWTVPAYKPMYDFLRYDFFQTMSVIGGLLLVVALGPGGVSMDEKKKEW is encoded by the exons TTCCTGAGGGTGACCAAGCAGTACCTGCCCCACGTGGCCCGGCTGTGCCTCATCAGCACCTTCCTGGAGGATGGCATCCGCATGTGGTTCCAGTGGAGTGAACAGAGAGACTACATCGATGGCACGTGGAACTGTGGCTACTTCCTGGCCTCCATCTTTGTATTCATTAACCTCTTCGGGCAGCTGA GTGGCTGTATCCTGGTGCTGAGTAGGAACTTTGTGCAATATGCCTGCTTTGGACTGTTTGGAATTATAGCATTACAG ACAATTGCATACAGCATTCTATGGGACCTGAAGTTCTTGATGAG gAATCTTGCCCTTGGGggaggcttgctgctgcttctggctGAGTCCCGCTCAGAGGGGAAGAGCATGTTTGCTGGTGTCCCCACCATGAGGGAGAGCTCCCCAAAGCAGTACATGCAGTTGGGGGGTCGTGTGCTGCTCGTCCTCATGTTCATGACACTGCTACACTTTGATCTGAACTTCTTTTCT attCTGCAGAACATTGTGGGCACAGCCTTGATTATCTTGGTGGCAGTTGGCTTCAAGACTAAACTAGCTGCCTTGACTCTGGTCATCTGGTTGTTTGGCATCAACATCTACTTCAACGCCTTCTGGACCGTCCCAGCCTACAAGCCCATGTACGATTTCCTTAGATAcgatttcttccagaccatgTCTGTCATTGGAGGGCTCCTCCTCGTGGTTGCACTGGGTCCTGGTGGAGTCTCCAtggatgagaagaaaaaagagtgGTAA